One window from the genome of Salisaeta longa DSM 21114 encodes:
- a CDS encoding FHA domain-containing protein, with translation MNQDVHRVKALLWIACWGLLLATPSFGQATISDIASNPGKFSDTSVEVEGTVSRHVNTGATTDAKHYMLQGQSGEQVRVKTTDALPAVGTKYRVGGLVSISPINRVPVIVEQSRTPITTPATTAAQQSSGEEVQGEGIPLWALLLMFLVGATIVVGIGYFAFTSSELTAIEERQKRKKQAQEAAPQQSAPSSGGGAQRGAPARIKSESSSSVSSQDGGPKTLRFKAPPKTMKFIPGKLVVTAGPDQGKEFRIAGHPTPEGNVVTIGRSEVDGERAFSHIQLGDTYRTVSRIQGEIIQQDQDVYFRNKSTTNPTVVNGSEVPADTKVELKDGDMIRMGELVMRYETE, from the coding sequence ATGAACCAAGACGTACACCGTGTTAAGGCGCTGCTGTGGATTGCGTGCTGGGGGCTGCTTCTGGCAACGCCTTCCTTTGGGCAAGCCACCATTTCAGATATCGCAAGCAACCCCGGAAAATTTAGTGACACGTCGGTTGAAGTGGAGGGGACCGTTTCGCGCCACGTGAACACCGGCGCAACAACCGATGCTAAGCACTACATGCTGCAGGGGCAGTCTGGGGAGCAAGTGCGTGTGAAGACGACCGATGCGCTGCCTGCCGTGGGCACCAAGTACCGCGTGGGCGGCCTCGTGTCCATTAGCCCCATCAACCGGGTGCCCGTGATTGTGGAGCAGAGCCGAACGCCCATCACCACACCCGCCACGACGGCCGCGCAGCAAAGTAGCGGCGAAGAGGTGCAGGGCGAAGGCATCCCGCTGTGGGCACTGCTCCTTATGTTCTTGGTGGGCGCGACCATCGTCGTGGGCATTGGGTATTTTGCCTTCACCTCCTCCGAGCTCACGGCCATCGAGGAGCGGCAGAAGCGCAAGAAGCAGGCCCAAGAAGCAGCGCCCCAGCAGAGCGCGCCCTCGTCAGGCGGTGGCGCACAGCGTGGCGCGCCGGCCCGCATTAAGTCGGAGTCGAGCAGCTCGGTGAGCAGCCAGGACGGTGGCCCCAAAACGCTACGCTTTAAGGCGCCGCCCAAAACCATGAAATTCATTCCGGGCAAGCTGGTAGTTACCGCGGGCCCCGACCAGGGCAAGGAGTTCCGGATCGCCGGACACCCCACGCCCGAGGGCAATGTGGTAACCATTGGCCGCTCCGAAGTGGATGGCGAGCGGGCCTTCTCGCACATCCAACTGGGCGACACCTACCGCACCGTTTCGCGGATTCAGGGCGAAATCATCCAGCAGGACCAGGACGTCTACTTCCGCAACAAGAGCACCACCAACCCCACGGTTGTAAACGGCAGCGAAGTGCCGGCCGATACGAAAGTGGAGCTGAAAGACGGCGACATGATCCGGATGGGCGAGCTGGTAATGCGGTACGAGACCGAGTAG
- a CDS encoding WD40 repeat domain-containing serine/threonine protein kinase: MSEEARKRCPYCHEEIMAAARKCKHCGEWLEDPPTTSTTGSFANPETMVSEALSEQYEIERELGRGGMAIVYKGVQRNLGRAVALKVLPQGMTHDKKLLERFHREAKSAAMLSHPHIVTIFDEGETKGVHYMAMEYLTGRDLHEIVQESGPVDPGEAVGLIAPIASALGYAHRNDTVHRDVKSSNVMVTDTGRPVLMDFGIAYASSESRLTQTGTVLGTPEYMSPEQARGNEVDARSDLYSLGVVLYEAVTGRLPHTGGHPMSVVYKVLHESYTPPRQLNPDIPEWMEQVIAKCLLKDADERYQTGEELAEALESEDPGEAVPIPTASSGDGPATGPVELGDDGNGQPSKTQVFRNEGDGAPEAPAAQDGDVATDTMPSDDDPQTSTAEPDAATQRQRLRIVRSLEGSADWVNAVTFSPDGQYALSGGGQDNIKLWEVVTGNEVQVFNDLESQPISMALSPDGEQLVSQSSSGGIQLWDVASGDLVRTLAEGSEAVLATTFSPDGKHVLSGNGNDGSLCLWETATGKEAVAFDDHMEAIFSLTFSADGRYVLSGSGQSGKLSLWDASSGAMIRTFEQGDWEATYVFSVAFSPDGKYALSGSDDMAARLWDVESGRLLRSFKGHSGLVIAVAFSPDGQFALSGSSDMKVRLWNVDTGQLSYVFDGDAAGVNAIAFSPDGRYILSGSKDSNVHLWTP, translated from the coding sequence ATGTCTGAAGAAGCCCGAAAGCGCTGTCCGTACTGCCATGAGGAAATCATGGCGGCGGCCCGAAAATGTAAGCACTGTGGCGAATGGCTGGAAGACCCGCCGACCACGTCTACGACCGGGTCGTTTGCCAACCCCGAGACGATGGTCAGTGAGGCCCTTTCGGAGCAGTACGAGATTGAGCGCGAGCTGGGCCGGGGCGGCATGGCGATCGTCTACAAAGGCGTGCAGCGCAACCTGGGGCGTGCCGTGGCGCTCAAGGTTCTTCCGCAGGGCATGACGCACGACAAGAAGCTGCTGGAACGCTTCCACCGCGAGGCGAAGTCGGCGGCGATGCTCAGCCACCCACACATCGTCACGATCTTTGATGAGGGCGAAACGAAGGGCGTTCACTACATGGCGATGGAGTACCTGACGGGCCGCGACCTGCACGAGATTGTGCAGGAGTCGGGGCCGGTCGATCCAGGCGAAGCGGTGGGACTCATCGCGCCCATCGCGAGCGCCCTCGGGTATGCGCACCGCAACGACACGGTGCACCGCGACGTGAAGAGCTCAAACGTGATGGTCACGGACACCGGCCGTCCGGTACTGATGGACTTTGGCATTGCCTATGCCTCGTCCGAGTCGCGCCTCACGCAAACAGGCACCGTTCTGGGCACGCCAGAATACATGAGTCCGGAGCAGGCGCGGGGCAACGAAGTCGACGCCCGCAGCGATCTCTACAGCCTGGGTGTGGTGCTGTATGAAGCCGTCACGGGGCGCCTGCCCCACACCGGCGGCCACCCCATGAGTGTGGTGTACAAGGTGCTGCATGAATCGTATACGCCGCCGCGGCAGCTCAACCCCGACATTCCGGAGTGGATGGAGCAAGTCATTGCGAAGTGCTTGCTCAAGGATGCCGATGAGCGGTATCAGACGGGCGAAGAACTCGCCGAGGCGCTCGAGTCGGAAGATCCGGGCGAAGCAGTGCCTATTCCCACCGCATCGAGCGGTGACGGGCCTGCGACAGGACCGGTTGAGCTGGGCGACGACGGCAACGGGCAGCCCAGCAAGACGCAGGTATTCCGCAACGAAGGCGACGGAGCCCCCGAGGCGCCTGCAGCCCAAGACGGCGACGTGGCCACAGATACCATGCCGTCCGACGACGACCCGCAGACCTCCACGGCCGAGCCCGATGCCGCAACGCAGCGACAGCGCCTGCGCATTGTGCGTTCGCTCGAGGGCAGCGCCGACTGGGTGAACGCGGTGACGTTTTCGCCGGATGGCCAGTACGCCCTTTCCGGCGGCGGCCAAGACAACATCAAATTGTGGGAAGTGGTGACGGGCAACGAGGTACAAGTCTTCAACGACCTCGAAAGCCAGCCCATCTCTATGGCGCTCTCGCCCGATGGCGAACAACTCGTCTCGCAAAGCTCCAGCGGGGGCATTCAGCTCTGGGATGTGGCGTCGGGCGACCTGGTGCGTACGCTTGCCGAAGGCTCCGAAGCTGTTCTCGCCACCACCTTCTCGCCCGATGGCAAGCATGTGCTCTCGGGCAACGGCAACGACGGCTCGCTCTGCCTCTGGGAAACCGCGACGGGTAAGGAGGCGGTGGCCTTTGACGATCACATGGAGGCCATCTTCTCGCTCACGTTTTCTGCCGATGGTCGGTACGTACTCTCCGGAAGCGGCCAGAGCGGAAAGCTCTCGCTGTGGGATGCGTCCTCCGGCGCAATGATTCGCACCTTTGAGCAGGGCGACTGGGAGGCAACCTACGTCTTTTCGGTGGCCTTTTCGCCGGATGGCAAATACGCCCTGTCCGGCAGCGACGACATGGCGGCGCGCCTTTGGGATGTGGAGAGCGGACGCTTGTTGCGCTCGTTTAAGGGGCACTCCGGGCTTGTCATTGCGGTGGCCTTCTCGCCCGACGGTCAGTTTGCCCTCTCGGGCAGCAGCGACATGAAGGTGCGCCTGTGGAATGTAGACACCGGCCAGCTGAGCTACGTGTTTGACGGCGACGCCGCCGGCGTAAACGCGATTGCCTTTTCGCCCGACGGCCGCTATATCCTCTCGGGCAGCAAAGACAGCAACGTTCATCTTTGGACGCCGTAG